Proteins encoded together in one Pseudomonas sp. TCU-HL1 window:
- a CDS encoding putative urea ABC transporter substrate-binding protein, which produces MHKPRLFALAVAGLAAALSFNTSAAQKDSFNVCWTIYAGWMPWEYGATKGIVDKWAKKYGIEIKVTQLNDYVESINQYTAGGFDGCTMTNMDALTIPAAGGVDSTALIVGDFSNGNDGVVVKGEGKTLADLKDMPVNLVELSVSHYLLARALERADLSEKDVQVVNTSDADIAAAFNTADVQAVTTWNPMLAEIKGQPGTSLVFDSSKVPGEIMDMMVVNTETLKDNPALGKALTGAWFEIVALMNAGNAESTAALEHMAKASGTDLAGYQAQLAATRLFHTPADALSFVTSPKLPATMDKVASFSFHHGLLGEGAKDANAVGMSFAKGVVTGDKGNVKLRFDPTYVQLAADGKL; this is translated from the coding sequence ATGCACAAGCCCCGTCTGTTCGCCCTCGCCGTTGCCGGCCTCGCCGCCGCACTCAGCTTCAACACCTCCGCCGCCCAGAAGGACAGTTTCAACGTCTGCTGGACTATCTATGCCGGCTGGATGCCCTGGGAGTACGGCGCCACCAAGGGCATCGTCGACAAGTGGGCGAAGAAGTACGGGATCGAGATCAAGGTCACCCAGCTCAACGACTACGTCGAGTCCATCAACCAGTACACCGCTGGTGGATTCGACGGCTGCACCATGACCAACATGGACGCCCTGACCATTCCCGCTGCCGGCGGCGTCGACAGCACCGCACTGATCGTTGGCGACTTCTCCAATGGCAACGACGGCGTGGTGGTCAAGGGCGAAGGCAAGACCCTGGCCGACCTCAAGGACATGCCTGTCAACCTGGTGGAGCTGTCCGTCTCCCACTACCTGCTGGCCCGCGCCCTGGAACGTGCCGACCTTTCCGAGAAAGACGTGCAGGTAGTGAACACCTCCGACGCCGACATCGCAGCGGCCTTCAACACCGCAGATGTCCAGGCCGTGACCACCTGGAACCCCATGCTCGCCGAGATCAAGGGCCAGCCCGGCACCAGCCTGGTGTTCGATTCCAGCAAGGTGCCCGGCGAGATCATGGACATGATGGTGGTCAACACCGAGACCCTGAAGGACAACCCCGCCCTGGGCAAGGCGCTGACCGGCGCCTGGTTCGAGATCGTCGCGCTGATGAACGCCGGCAACGCCGAAAGCACAGCAGCCCTGGAACACATGGCCAAGGCCTCCGGCACCGACCTGGCCGGCTACCAGGCGCAACTGGCCGCCACCCGCCTGTTCCACACCCCGGCCGATGCCCTGTCCTTCGTCACCAGCCCGAAACTGCCGGCGACCATGGACAAGGTGGCCAGCTTCAGCTTCCACCATGGCCTGCTGGGCGAAGGTGCCAAGGACGCCAACGCCGTGGGCATGAGCTTCGCCAAGGGCGTGGTCACCGGTGACAAGGGCAACGTCAAGCTGCGCTTCGACCCGACCTACGTGCAGCTGGCCGCAGACGGAAAGCTCTGA
- a CDS encoding ABC transporter permease has protein sequence MRLINRQPDRAGRLILVLLPFALLLFAYFTGSAARLTENPNDKLLPSAAQMSEAVERLAFTEDKRSGEYLFWQDTASSLKRLALGLSIAALLGLTLGIAAGTLPLFGAPLSPLLTVLSMIPPLAILPILFIVFGLGELSKVMLIVIGVAPCIARDLEQRAREIPRELLIKAQTLGANTWTLILRVVLPQLLPRLLISLRLVLGSAWLFLIAAEAIASTDGLGYRIFLVRRYLAMDVILPYVAWITLLAWLMDLGLRQLTRLAFPWYEGAKA, from the coding sequence ATGCGCCTGATCAACCGCCAACCGGACCGCGCCGGACGCCTGATCCTGGTCCTGCTGCCGTTCGCCCTGCTGCTGTTCGCCTACTTCACCGGCTCGGCGGCCCGGCTCACGGAGAACCCCAACGACAAGCTGCTGCCCAGCGCGGCGCAGATGAGTGAGGCCGTCGAGCGCCTGGCCTTCACCGAGGACAAGCGCAGCGGCGAGTACCTGTTCTGGCAGGACACCGCATCGAGTCTGAAACGCCTGGCGCTGGGCCTGTCCATCGCCGCGCTGCTGGGCCTGACACTGGGCATCGCCGCCGGCACCCTGCCGCTGTTCGGCGCGCCGCTGTCGCCCCTGCTGACGGTGCTGTCGATGATTCCACCATTGGCGATCCTGCCGATCCTGTTCATCGTCTTCGGCCTGGGCGAGCTGTCCAAGGTGATGCTGATCGTCATCGGCGTCGCCCCCTGCATCGCCCGCGACCTGGAGCAGCGCGCACGGGAAATCCCCCGTGAACTGCTGATCAAGGCGCAGACGCTCGGCGCCAATACCTGGACGCTGATCCTGCGGGTGGTGCTGCCGCAACTGCTGCCGCGCCTGCTGATTTCCCTGCGCCTGGTGCTGGGCTCGGCCTGGTTGTTCCTGATCGCCGCCGAAGCCATCGCCTCCACCGATGGCCTGGGCTACCGCATCTTCCTGGTCCGCCGCTACCTGGCCATGGACGTGATCCTCCCCTACGTGGCGTGGATCACCCTGCTCGCCTGGCTGATGGACCTGGGCCTGCGCCAGCTCACCCGGCTGGCCTTCCCCTGGTACGAAGGAGCCAAGGCATGA
- a CDS encoding ABC transporter ATP-binding protein: MSLISVRNVWQEYGDQVVLENLDLSVNEGEFCTLVGASGCGKSTFLRMLLGQESPSRGSILLDGKPLAAEPDASRGVVFQRYSVFPHLSVLDNVALGLELPRSPLFGRLFGGAKRAAREEAAAILAKVGLGHALDKYPSQLSGGMQQRLAITQALIMKPRMLLLDEPFGALDPGIRKDMHELLLGLWRETRLTVFMVTHDLSEGFSLGTRLLVFDKVRQDPHAPNAFGARITYDIPLNSDRRAARAAVEALPERVTSALHPAIAH, encoded by the coding sequence ATGAGCCTCATCAGCGTCCGCAATGTCTGGCAGGAATATGGCGACCAGGTGGTGCTGGAGAACCTCGACCTGTCGGTGAATGAAGGCGAGTTCTGCACCCTGGTCGGCGCTTCCGGCTGCGGCAAATCCACCTTCCTGCGCATGCTGCTGGGCCAGGAATCGCCCAGCCGCGGCAGCATCCTGCTGGACGGCAAACCGCTGGCGGCCGAGCCCGACGCCAGCCGCGGCGTGGTGTTCCAGCGCTATTCGGTGTTCCCGCACCTGAGCGTGCTGGATAACGTCGCCCTTGGCCTGGAACTGCCCCGCTCGCCCCTCTTCGGCCGATTGTTCGGTGGCGCGAAACGCGCCGCCCGTGAGGAAGCTGCGGCCATTCTCGCCAAGGTCGGCCTGGGCCATGCACTGGACAAGTACCCCAGCCAGCTTTCCGGCGGCATGCAACAACGCCTGGCCATCACCCAGGCGCTGATCATGAAACCCCGCATGTTGCTGCTGGACGAGCCCTTCGGCGCCCTCGATCCGGGCATCCGCAAGGACATGCACGAACTGCTGCTCGGCCTCTGGCGCGAAACCCGGCTCACCGTGTTCATGGTCACCCACGACCTCTCCGAAGGCTTCAGCCTGGGCACCCGCCTGCTGGTCTTTGACAAGGTGCGCCAGGACCCGCATGCACCCAACGCCTTCGGTGCGCGCATCACCTACGACATTCCCCTGAACAGCGACCGCCGTGCTGCCCGCGCGGCCGTCGAGGCCCTGCCGGAGCGAGTCACCTCCGCCCTGCATCCTGCCATCGCCCACTGA
- a CDS encoding urea amidolyase associated protein UAAP1 translates to MTASLTLSPTLYEETVPGGGHTSFVLKRGQQLRITDLEGGANVSLLLLNAQEKSERLNLPDSLKCQHTAKLTAGHCLYSDMGRVLAAITADTCGWHDSFGGVLNAEEVREKYGAGRYQELRNGFFRNGVDNLLVEMGKWDLGLSDLLMCLNLFSKVTVDSDGCFHFQPGNSKASDYIELYAPMDTLVVLTALQHPMDPNPAYAPKPVTLAWQQVQSDGITLLCRTSRPENGRGFHNTERLYI, encoded by the coding sequence ATGACCGCATCCCTGACCCTGAGCCCGACCCTCTACGAAGAAACCGTCCCCGGCGGCGGCCACACCTCCTTCGTGCTCAAGCGCGGCCAACAGCTGCGCATCACCGACCTCGAAGGTGGCGCCAACGTCAGCCTGCTGCTGCTCAACGCTCAAGAGAAGAGCGAGCGCCTCAATCTGCCGGACAGCCTGAAGTGCCAGCACACCGCCAAGCTCACCGCCGGCCACTGCCTCTACTCCGACATGGGCCGGGTACTGGCCGCCATCACCGCCGACACCTGCGGCTGGCACGACAGCTTCGGCGGCGTGCTCAACGCGGAGGAAGTGAGGGAAAAGTACGGTGCCGGGCGCTACCAGGAACTGCGCAACGGTTTCTTCCGCAACGGTGTGGACAACCTGCTGGTGGAGATGGGCAAGTGGGACCTGGGGCTTTCCGACCTGCTGATGTGCCTGAACCTCTTCAGCAAGGTCACCGTGGACAGTGACGGCTGCTTCCACTTCCAGCCGGGCAACTCCAAGGCCAGCGACTACATCGAGCTCTACGCGCCCATGGACACGCTGGTGGTGCTCACCGCCCTGCAGCACCCCATGGACCCCAACCCCGCCTATGCGCCCAAGCCCGTGACCCTGGCCTGGCAGCAGGTACAGAGCGACGGCATCACCCTGCTCTGCCGCACCTCGCGCCCGGAGAACGGTCGCGGCTTCCACAACACCGAACGCCTGTATATCTGA
- a CDS encoding urea amidolyase associated protein UAAP2, giving the protein MNLTHSEKHSEAAVYRAVIAAGEPFMTEVKAGQTVRLLDLEGNQAVDTLFYSARNPRERYDVQRTLRRQNRVYLSAGSVLYSNLGNPMLTLTADTCGRHDTLGGACAQESNTVRYALDKRYMHSCRDNFLRACLHDGRLTKRDISANINFFMNVPVTPEGGLTFEDGISAAGKYVELKAHMDIIVLISNCPQLNNPCNAYNPTPAEVLVWD; this is encoded by the coding sequence ATGAACCTGACCCACAGCGAAAAACACTCCGAAGCCGCGGTGTACCGCGCCGTGATTGCCGCCGGCGAACCTTTCATGACTGAAGTGAAGGCCGGCCAGACCGTTCGCCTGCTGGACCTGGAAGGCAACCAGGCGGTGGACACCCTGTTCTACAGCGCCCGCAACCCACGCGAGCGCTACGACGTGCAGCGCACCCTGCGCCGGCAGAACCGCGTCTACCTCAGCGCCGGCAGTGTGCTCTATTCCAACCTCGGCAACCCGATGCTGACCCTCACCGCCGACACCTGCGGCCGCCACGACACCCTCGGCGGCGCCTGCGCCCAGGAGAGCAACACCGTGCGCTACGCGCTGGACAAGCGCTACATGCACAGCTGCCGCGACAACTTCCTGCGCGCCTGCCTGCACGATGGGCGCCTCACCAAGCGCGACATCAGCGCCAACATCAACTTCTTCATGAACGTGCCGGTCACCCCGGAAGGCGGCCTGACCTTCGAAGACGGCATCTCCGCCGCCGGCAAGTACGTCGAGCTCAAGGCGCACATGGACATCATCGTGCTGATCTCCAACTGCCCGCAGCTGAACAACCCCTGCAACGCCTACAACCCAACGCCCGCTGAGGTGCTGGTATGGGACTGA